The following are from one region of the Acidobacteriota bacterium genome:
- a CDS encoding GWxTD domain-containing protein: MHRFLSIMAFFFLIPGPIIQAKVLQESLSESSKVWLNEVVPYIITKAEKEFFLSLPNEVERGKFIESFWKKRDPRPETPENEFKTEYFRRIAQANKLFGKAGIEGWRTDRGKVYILLGPPKDIQRDMTPTSFSTSVFHGPREIWNYWGLSNPRLPYNLEFVFIDRLGTGNYVLERNVRLAEQGGQPLDLNASHYHFDTMEYMAEIMKNPFERMDELRGIITTQVTYEQIPFDAAFFYFKGAAETSLIPLAVSIPYAACTQKEIEGRSLLSLNVLIHVSDALGQVILERNKDIEIRHSPGEMEALQTESLYAQTSISLESATYNAHILVLDNFSGKVGTLHKKLVVPDFNTQGLSTSNVILYVSNGGENLDDLLAGRGHMGMIKNTFKTGDEMSLIFEAYHLTKNPESDAYDFEVTYEYFDQGQSLLRIPAPGSNQSLEKDIRIHTSFMLKNFKPGNYILRVKVTDIHSGNAVTKDVTFLIIR, translated from the coding sequence ATGCACCGTTTCCTTTCGATCATGGCTTTTTTCTTTTTGATACCCGGGCCTATCATCCAGGCCAAGGTTCTGCAGGAATCCTTGAGCGAATCATCCAAGGTATGGCTCAATGAGGTCGTTCCTTACATCATCACGAAGGCCGAAAAGGAGTTTTTTCTCAGTCTTCCCAACGAAGTCGAACGGGGGAAATTCATAGAGAGTTTCTGGAAAAAACGAGATCCCCGGCCGGAAACACCTGAAAATGAATTCAAGACGGAGTACTTCAGGCGCATCGCTCAGGCCAATAAGCTTTTCGGCAAAGCTGGAATCGAAGGGTGGCGTACGGACAGGGGCAAGGTCTACATTCTTCTCGGGCCTCCTAAAGACATCCAGAGAGACATGACCCCGACTTCGTTCTCCACTTCCGTCTTTCACGGCCCCCGTGAGATCTGGAACTATTGGGGGTTGTCGAACCCGCGACTTCCCTACAACCTGGAATTCGTCTTTATCGACAGATTGGGAACGGGAAACTATGTTCTGGAAAGAAATGTCAGGCTGGCCGAGCAAGGCGGACAGCCCTTAGACCTCAATGCCTCCCACTACCACTTTGACACCATGGAATATATGGCCGAGATCATGAAAAATCCATTCGAACGCATGGATGAGCTGAGGGGGATCATCACCACGCAAGTCACCTATGAACAGATCCCTTTTGATGCCGCATTTTTCTATTTCAAAGGCGCAGCGGAAACATCCCTCATTCCTCTGGCTGTGTCCATCCCCTACGCTGCATGCACCCAGAAGGAGATCGAAGGCCGGTCGCTTCTCTCTTTGAATGTGTTGATCCATGTCAGCGACGCGCTCGGCCAAGTCATCCTCGAGCGAAACAAGGACATCGAGATCAGACATTCGCCCGGGGAAATGGAGGCACTCCAAACCGAATCCTTGTACGCCCAGACATCCATATCTCTCGAATCGGCGACTTACAACGCACACATCCTTGTGCTGGACAACTTCAGCGGCAAGGTCGGAACCCTCCACAAAAAACTCGTCGTCCCCGACTTCAACACTCAGGGACTTTCGACCAGCAATGTTATTCTTTACGTTTCCAACGGCGGGGAAAATTTGGACGATCTACTCGCGGGTCGGGGCCATATGGGAATGATCAAAAACACATTTAAAACCGGCGATGAAATGAGCCTCATTTTCGAGGCCTATCATCTCACAAAAAATCCCGAGTCAGACGCCTATGATTTTGAAGTGACCTATGAATATTTCGATCAGGGCCAATCCCTGCTGAGGATTCCGGCGCCCGGCTCGAATCAATCTTTGGAAAAGGATATCCGGATCCACACGTCATTCATGCTCAAGAATTTCAAACCCGGAAATTACATCCTCAGGGTGAAAGTTACGGATATTCATTCCGGAAACGCCGTGACCAAGGACGTTACGTTCCTCATCATTCGGTAA
- a CDS encoding GntR family transcriptional regulator gives MDKKDGKEKTWADTVIEAPLTIRETIYRHIKEAIFRGELQPGQRITERETARIFNVSSGPVREAFQILSAEKLLNINARKEVHVVFATLDDVKKLVDFVIDLDLLAVKRALKFMGDEDIADLKHLTRELGELCSEKDRLDFSKLNMRIHEKIWTASKNPYLYEALSSNHEKLLILVNHFIFSRKPAVLSTSYESHLELLNVLENRDMRKAVKVVTKHWDWILDHVT, from the coding sequence ATGGATAAGAAAGACGGAAAGGAAAAAACCTGGGCTGATACCGTGATCGAAGCCCCTCTTACCATACGGGAGACGATCTATCGGCACATCAAGGAAGCCATTTTCAGGGGGGAATTGCAGCCCGGACAAAGAATTACGGAAAGAGAAACGGCCAGGATATTCAATGTCAGCAGCGGGCCGGTCAGGGAGGCGTTCCAAATCCTGTCGGCCGAGAAACTGCTCAACATCAATGCCAGGAAAGAAGTCCATGTCGTCTTCGCCACATTGGATGATGTCAAAAAACTGGTCGATTTCGTGATCGACCTTGACCTCCTTGCGGTGAAGAGGGCTTTGAAATTCATGGGTGATGAAGACATTGCCGATCTCAAGCACTTGACCCGGGAATTGGGAGAGCTGTGCAGCGAAAAGGACAGGCTGGATTTTTCGAAGCTGAATATGAGGATCCATGAAAAAATATGGACGGCCTCAAAAAACCCCTATCTCTATGAAGCCCTCTCGTCCAATCACGAAAAACTTCTGATCCTGGTGAATCATTTCATTTTTTCCCGAAAACCGGCGGTTTTGTCAACGTCCTACGAAAGTCATTTAGAACTGTTGAACGTGTTGGAGAACAGAGATATGAGGAAGGCCGTGAAGGTCGTCACGAAACATTGGGATTGGATACTCGACCATGTCACCTGA